cgaactaactaTCACAAAGTTATGCAAATGTGTAAaacaaactactgctataacgaactattACAAAGTTATGCAAATGTGTAAaacaaactactgctataacgaactatcACAAagttatgcaaatgtgtacaacaaactactgctataacgaactaactatgatggtcccttccggttggttataagagtactttagtgtattttattttatgggtgGTAAGAATTGCAAAACAATAGTACACCTTTCCTTCCCCATGATTACATCTGGAAAAAAGCCTTAGCCTACAATTACATCTTTTAAAATCTCTGCTTAAATGGATGATCTGTACCTCCACTCCTTTTCAGCAAATATTCCAGTACCTCTCTATTACTTGCACTGGCAGCAAGATTCAAAGGCTGTTTACCGCTATGATCGGTCACAGTAAGATTAGCTTTTAAATCAAGTAACTTCTTAATAGTCTCTAAATTGCCTTTCTTTGCAGCCAGATGCAGTGGCGTTTCGCCATTCATGTTGGTCGTGTTCACAGATATTCCTCCCTCCAGCAGAATGTCGGTGATTTCGGTATCTGATGTAGCGATCGCTTCATGCAATGGAACAATACTTCCATACACTGGGACGGCAACTGACGCTCCTTTTTCTATTAGGAAATCTGCTGATCTAGTGTCTCCAAGGTATAATGCTGCATGCAGAGCAGACCATCCATTCCGGCCTTTCTGGTTGACATCAATGTGTTTTTCCACCAGCAGTTCCATCATTTCATAGTCGCAGTTTGATACAGCAGTGTGGAGCAGAGGTCCGTCATCTTGAGAAACACTGTTGACAGATGCTCCTTTTTCTATGAGTAATTTGGCAAGCTTTACACTTCCATGCCCAACAGCCTCACCGAGTGGTGTTTTCCCAGCATCTGTTGTGACCATAACTTCTCCACCTTTTTCAATAAGCAACTGGGCTATTGCTGGATCTGTATGGATGGCAGCAAAATGCAAAGGTGTTTCACCAATAGCTGTCTTAGCATTTACGTCTGGACCATGTTCGAGAATGGCCATCACTGCATCAATAGATTCACCCACAACTGCATAGTGCAGTGGCATTGCTTTGTTCTTCATCATCCAGGAAAATTCtaaattcaatacattttcagCATTGGTCATCTGAGGACTGCAGTTGACCTGGGGATTTAGCTGTAGCAGTGCTCGGACACCCAATGCAGGTTTAAGCTTCTCGGGAGGATCATTTTTGAAGCGGTAGAGAGGCTTTTTTACCTCCAGTTCAGTTATTCCTCCTCTGTAGCATGCCGCCAAAAGGGCCAATGTTCTCTGCTCACCAACTCCTAAGCCATCATCAACCATTCGAATCAGTGCTTCATTCTTGGCAAATCCTTCCACCAGCAAGTCTCTTCCATACCATGCAGCCCAAAACAGCAAGGACATATGTTCGCTATCTCGTGCCCGGTACAGAGCTTCCATGGTTCCCATACGAtcaaggtattcaaggaaattACCCATGAACTGGGTATCTGTGAAAACCTGGTGCTGGCAGGCCTCTCTGATGTTGCCTTGCAGTATCTGGAAAATCAGTCGCCTTGACATCAAGTCGTGACTCGACCGAGAGATCGCGACATTCTTCTCATACGTGCTCTCATAGTTGTAGGTCTTGACAAGCTCCTGAAAGATTTCCGGCACTGCCAGCTCTACAATAACATTGCAGTGGAGCATATCGAAACTCTTGAGAACATATTCAGTGAAACGGTGATGCATCATCTTGTAAAGGTTCTTAGAAATGCATGTGAAGAACACCCCAGACAGCATCTCGGCAGCCCGCTGAATGATCCACATCTCCAGAAGGTCCACCTTCACTCCCACTGTACTGAAAACCTTCTTCATCTTCTCAAACTCTGCAGGATCCAGCTCAGTCAGTTCTTTTCCCCTTACATCCAATCTTCCATTGTTTAAAGCTGTGTAGACAAGAATACCATAAATGGTATTGTCGAATCTTTTTACTTTGTCAATTTCCTGGAGGAGATATTTGGAAGGGTCTTGGAAGAAAAGGCGACCAACATTTTGAAAGGAGTTGAAAATACCATACAATCGGCAGCTCAGCGGATAACCAATGTGGGTGTATCCCACTGGATTTGTGTTCTCTTTGTTTTGTAAGAATCCTGAAGTGCTGCGAAGGACATCGGTTCGCTCCGAATGATCCATGTCTTTCACGTCATCGGATATATCAACAATCTGAGATTTTGAAAACAGATGTTTCCTCTTCAAAAACTGGCTCACGTTTTTGTAAATGTGAGTGCCACATGTTATAATTAACTTAAGTTTACCACCAGCAGTCTTGATGATAATCTGCATTTCATGCAAGAAATCCTGCCACAATTCTACCTTTTTCAGATTTGCTGAATGCTTCCCAAATATATCTTCAATGATAATGACCATGAACTTTGTGGGGTCAACCTGCTCTCTGAACTCTTGTGGAGTCTTCAAGTGTAACAACTTGTATTTATTAACACTACGAAGAGTTGTCTTCCCATTGAACTCATTAGCTATGAACATAGCTATGGCTGTTTTCCCTGTGCTTGGATAACCCATTATGACCACGTAGTTGTAATGAACAATGGTCGTTTTGACTTTCCCATAGGCTTTAGTTTTAGCAAAGGAATCGTCAGTGCTTCTGCGGGTTGGATTAAATACTTGCTTCCAACctgtcaaaaacaaataaaataaacaacaaattaaaaggGTTTTAAAAACTTATATATGGACCACAAATactttttcaatataaaattattatataaataataagaaTTGCTGTTTGTTTAGTGAAAGGtcagattattattataaataataagaaTTGCAGTTTGTTCAGTGAAAGGTCAGGTTAATATATGAAAGGAAAACAAGTTAATATATGGCATGGATTGCATAAGCATATGAGACAtgagcaaaatgtgctaacctgagacctttttaccatgtatttccatcattctaccctcaaaattagttgtaatccatttaaaaatgcttagtgattcatttgcaaccctatatagttaTCTGGTAGTAATGCTAGTATGACTACCCATTGGTACATTACTTTTTTAGATAATATGTTGTTGATAATTAGATTTTGCTGGAATATATGAATTTGGCAAAGAAAACCAATCATACTTTTGCTGagatgggttgtttttttcattagccAATCAGGTGTagtcaaaacaattatttactaAACCCATGtctagtatttttttattgttgagctagtaaataattgGGCATTGGGCTACTGTATTCTTGAAGCCCTGACTGGCATCAGTCTGTAGCAGTGTTTCAGTCAATCAATGCAggattaaatataatataaaactaaccatatgtaaagtttgttttacataaACTCCATTTctacacattgattaattaatgatttgttttggatgtcagatatttaaGAATTCTAACATAGTCTTCAGacaaaacctgctacatctgCAACAGTAGCATGGGTTCTTTTATATCCATTTtgccagacaggacagcacataccatagcccaGTCGTACTGACTaagatggggagggggggggaattAGACAAGAGCTCTACCAACTTATCTAGATCCCAGACATTTCCCCAAAAAGCAGAATATAGTTACATTAAGATGGCTGGAATTGTACAATTTTACAAACACTGGCATAGCTACAGTTTTATATGGAGGGTTACCCACATTGGGGGGCCAACCACCCTGTCTATTAGTCATGTTATGGGgtgacaggaaaatatataacgtggtggggaaaaaaggaagaggTGTAACTGGGGGTAGCCATGGCCTCCTCCGGCTATACCAGTGTTCACAGCTGACCATTTGTCTTTGAACTCACTTTCTTGGGAGCTATCTTGCAGAAAATCGAATTCAGACTTAAGTTTTTCTTTGCGTTCTGCTTCCTTCTTTTTTCGTGCCTCCTCTGCTCGTTTCTGCTGGCGTGGATCATGGATGTCATAAAACTGTGCCTCATTCCCTTGGTTCTGTTTTATCACGCGGATGTCGGCATTTTGTAACTGTCTCATATCAACACTAAGAATACTTGAAATATTCATCAAAACCTGTCTGTCATACACACCGTTATCATTAACAATGTAGATTTTTTTAATCTCTTTTGGgcctgcaaaaaaaaagaaaaaaaaaagaaaatgctgataataatttttattaattattaaataagtatttacaataaatgagttttcCCAACTTCAAGCATCACCTCCTGTCTATCCTACCGCCAGGTGTTTTCTCTGCAGTATCTATCCAAcctctgcaattaagaaaatgtccacggcaaaacaACAAGCCTTGaaatttgtttataatatagtctgcagaaaaaaaaagggtCGTGGAGAATGAAATACTCCACgacaatctccacggcattgccgattgcaattgcaggggttgctaTCCTTTTGAGGTTGTCAAATTACACACCATTAGTATCTTTAGTTGTACCCAGCCAGTGTACGATGACTAGTATATCTgctatattgtctgtgggatggtgcatataaaacatctcttgctactaatggaaaaatgtagcaggttttctctctaagactatatgtctgaattaccaaataattaacatccattagctgaagattaataaaacagtgtgctctattggtgtcattaaacaaaacaaactttaactttagttatATCTCTGTACATTTACATTAGTGAACATTTACACTGTGCCAAGTTTATATTTCAAATAGAAATCAGAATGACAAAACCAGTAACATATTCAAGCTCATATCTCTAGGTGTGCACaacaaacagttaaagtttgttttgttcaacaacactgctagagcacattgattaataaatcaccaGCCACTGTATGTCAAACAATTTTCCACTGGCATTCCTTGatggctcttttatatgcattttgtccacagacagcatagcgcACTTCATGATAACTAATACACCAGATgtggggaactggttggaataagGAAAAcataatcagagaatgggtccaccgagatgATTTAATCCTTCTGACTCCagtacctcaggtgagcactgtaTCGACTGAGATAGATCCCACCCCTGTACAAGACAAAGTAAAAAAGCAGTTTTGACAATGTTCTGATGATGTACTCCCATGAATTgtgatattattaacaaaaggtCAGCACTTATAATCAGTAATAAATTATACTTTTGAAGTCAAGATACTGTCAGATGAAGCATTATGGTAGCCATCTTGAATTTGACTGGACTATGAATTACTGTCTagagaggacagccacttcttATGAAAATAGATCCTTTTCATTTGGTCTTTAGAAAGACTGTCACTTCCAGTACCGATCTTAACCACAAAACTGTATTTCTGCACAATTCAAAGCTCAAAAGATATGttgacaaatttattatttaaataatactcaTAGACCTACCTCTGTTACCTGCCATGGTTGATCAATTCCAGTACTCAATTCAGGAGGTAActgtaaattgaaataaaaatgttttataaatttactcATGAATGTGTTACATAATACCATAATACATTAagagggtgggggagggggtaaaaataaaacacatgttATAAGTACAATGAATAACAAAGTTACTTTAAACTACTACTTAATATAACattgtaaaattatatacaaatgttaaaaactaaacaataaaatagttactCCTATTAAACTTGGATCTATGTACAAGGCAGAGTCCATGAGAAATTTTGACAAGGTCCACAATTAACTCAAAACAAAGTTAGAATTATAATTAGCCTCTCTGCTCTCTGTCATTATTTGTCTTAGACTTGATGCCGCTTTGTAAAAAATAGTTGAGGCCACTTGAGTTTTACACGGTCATGACTGAATGGTGAAGAActgtaataattaaattgtgtCATCTATCTAAGACTTTGAAGCAACAATCTGGTGCCACAAATCCATGCAACAGTCAATGGCAGGCCTAGTCCAGACCACATTATAATGTCTGGCACTAACACTAAAATGTGTCAAATTGACTGTTGGTGGGTAATTTTAGTAGTTCTATTGTTTCCTTTGTAAGTCTGTCCTTCTGAAAATTTTGCACTTTTAAAGTGAAAGGATGAAGTGACTTCACtctaattcattaaaataaacctTGGGTATACATATGCCCGATGTTAATTTAAATACTAAACTAACTTCATCCTAGAAACTGAACCTTGCTTCACCCTTTGAATATCATCTTTATAcggccaaataaaaaatatgtgtgtttctggttataagtatctttttttcttttaattttttttcttaattcctAAAATCTGTCAATCTGATCTTGGCAAAGAGCAATAAAGtaacatttcaaacaaattCTGCGTCCTCTCACTGTTCTGAAGATCAGTAGGTGGAAAAAAggtaatggatgttggcaaattatggtaagcgaaccacaaaccacgagcaagattttaatgtaggggaaaatatttcacaatctgaggtaaccggaaatCGGTTCACGTGggttttacctaggtaaccaattattcggttacgtgaattatatttgcataacctgtggattacctgatcggttacctcaaagttacgttgaaattatattttaaatacataatttttagctcaaacataaagttaaaacaaaatacaaaagaaaacttttataaaacagtttctttaatgcttgcaaatTGAAAGAAGTGACTTAtggatgtttcttttgttttcgtacgattgTAGCATtgtagatatataaaaaaaacatttgtcactgataatatgtaaaattatagctattattattatattatagctGATTAAAAACtccccaccaaaaacccaaacaacaaatgtccagttcctctcAACTGtaaaacaggctactcattggtgcatgattatattaaattaataaaaattaatcttataataacatacaaagaaagaccacaatttgacactgatattttgcggtggcatgtcaggtcaggtccgagggtttaacatgcacattcagagcaagttgttgtagcgcacgcctgtcctgggcacaggtgccgcccttggccggctcctccgtccaggacaggaaaggtgggtgTGTTGGAAGGAAGGACCACCTGCACTAcaaggtgcaagggagcaccagcagtccggccGGGGACGGTACCaggtggggtgggtgtatgggtgCTATGGGTTTTTGAATTTGGAAGGAGCGGTCGGAATTtagccaaagagaatgggtgcgcgttttgaatgaaggaaatttggcgcatttttgaacggtcgaATGAAAGATAAAGTCAGGAGCTACGTATAGATTTTGATATTAAtcagtcgagagtagctcgatACTTAGACCTattgatgctgtggtgtctccctaggttgcccgtaaggcccttagaaagggcctgaccgcttc
The sequence above is drawn from the Gigantopelta aegis isolate Gae_Host chromosome 6, Gae_host_genome, whole genome shotgun sequence genome and encodes:
- the LOC121375973 gene encoding uncharacterized protein LOC121375973 — protein: MAGNRGPKEIKKIYIVNDNGVYDRQVLMNISSILSVDMRQLQNADIRVIKQNQGNEAQFYDIHDPRQQKRAEEARKKKEAERKEKLKSEFDFLQDSSQESWKQVFNPTRRSTDDSFAKTKAYGKVKTTIVHYNYVVIMGYPSTGKTAIAMFIANEFNGKTTLRSVNKYKLLHLKTPQEFREQVDPTKFMVIIIEDIFGKHSANLKKVELWQDFLHEMQIIIKTAGGKLKLIITCGTHIYKNVSQFLKRKHLFSKSQIVDISDDVKDMDHSERTDVLRSTSGFLQNKENTNPVGYTHIGYPLSCRLYGIFNSFQNVGRLFFQDPSKYLLQEIDKVKRFDNTIYGILVYTALNNGRLDVRGKELTELDPAEFEKMKKVFSTVGVKVDLLEMWIIQRAAEMLSGVFFTCISKNLYKMMHHRFTEYVLKSFDMLHCNVIVELAVPEIFQELVKTYNYESTYEKNVAISRSSHDLMSRRLIFQILQGNIREACQHQVFTDTQFMGNFLEYLDRMGTMEALYRARDSEHMSLLFWAAWYGRDLLVEGFAKNEALIRMVDDGLGVGEQRTLALLAACYRGGITELEVKKPLYRFKNDPPEKLKPALGVRALLQLNPQVNCSPQMTNAENVLNLEFSWMMKNKAMPLHYAVVGESIDAVMAILEHGPDVNAKTAIGETPLHFAAIHTDPAIAQLLIEKGGEVMVTTDAGKTPLGEAVGHGSVKLAKLLIEKGASVNSVSQDDGPLLHTAVSNCDYEMMELLVEKHIDVNQKGRNGWSALHAALYLGDTRSADFLIEKGASVAVPVYGSIVPLHEAIATSDTEITDILLEGGISVNTTNMNGETPLHLAAKKGNLETIKKLLDLKANLTVTDHSGKQPLNLAASASNREVLEYLLKRSGGTDHPFKQRF